From Triticum urartu cultivar G1812 chromosome 2, Tu2.1, whole genome shotgun sequence, a single genomic window includes:
- the LOC125534602 gene encoding pollen allergen Lol p 2-A-like, with protein MASFSSASVLALTIMTVLVTGARCSTSSKVGFALTKGSTPTNLIVAAKSFGGTADDFSKMQVKGQGSDKWIDMSNAGSSGKGNSVWKAVSSTPLKAPLAIRYQTKQGTTVVNDDAIHSF; from the coding sequence ATGGCCTCcttttcctctgcctctgtgctCGCTCTGACGATCATGACGGTGCTCGTCACCGGTGCCCGGTGCAGCACCTCGAGCAAGGTTGGCTTCGCActcacgaagggctccacccccACCAATCTCATTGTGGCCGCCAAGTCCTTTGGCGGCACTGCCGATGACTTCTCCAAGATGCAGGTCAAGGGGCAGGGCTCGGATAAGTGGATTGACATGAGCAATGCGGGGAGCTCTGGCAAGGGGAACTCCGTCTGGAAGGCCGTATCCTCTACCCCACTCAAGGCCCCTCTCGCCATCCGTTATCAGACAAAGCAGGGCACGACTGTTGTGAATGACGACGCCATTCATTCATTTTAG